One part of the Arachidicoccus terrestris genome encodes these proteins:
- a CDS encoding helix-turn-helix transcriptional regulator — protein MDENNRVRDLIKKYRAHFKLSQPDLVKLTDIRQSTYRGMEEGTSIVDFERTNKIASIYGLKVWEFINPEQEIPDFEHLAAKTKKLIRSKDTNKNGVKYANLQLPKHIEIVLKSGNLPQEFAATDIWELLPPAIKEKISPIRITDSLKKGALRKKVEDTGRKRGHQKLYRLIEELSNNNIEQGDKE, from the coding sequence GTGGACGAAAACAACAGAGTCAGGGACTTAATAAAGAAATACCGAGCACATTTCAAGCTGTCACAACCAGATCTTGTAAAGCTTACCGATATTCGGCAAAGTACTTATAGAGGAATGGAAGAAGGCACTTCAATTGTTGATTTTGAAAGAACAAATAAGATTGCCAGTATATATGGACTTAAAGTGTGGGAATTCATCAACCCAGAGCAGGAAATTCCCGATTTTGAACATTTAGCTGCAAAAACAAAAAAGCTAATACGTTCCAAAGACACGAATAAAAACGGTGTAAAATATGCTAATCTTCAGCTTCCAAAGCACATTGAAATCGTTTTGAAATCAGGTAATCTACCACAAGAGTTTGCAGCCACTGATATTTGGGAACTATTACCTCCCGCAATCAAAGAGAAAATAAGCCCAATTAGAATAACGGACTCTTTAAAGAAAGGCGCTTTAAGGAAAAAAGTCGAAGACACAGGTAGAAAGCGTGGCCATCAGAAGTTATACAGATTAATAGAAGAGCTATCCAACAATAATATTGAACAGGGAGATAAAGAATAG
- a CDS encoding LacI family DNA-binding transcriptional regulator, whose amino-acid sequence MTKGKRISIVDIARELGVAKSTVSSVLNGKTGERRISEETRKAILEYIEKSGFRPNAVARSLRTGRSRIIGMLVEDISNPFFASIAHLVEQKVARLGYRILLSSTENDNRNAADALTTFWEQQVDGYIIVPPAELPEEIMQKIFGHSPLVFFDRSVTSMGASSVMIENYSSMILATRHLIEKGFKHIALITIESAQFQMIDRRRGYEDALYHRQLESYICEVDHQLSNDLIKDQIKLFLQTNPEIDSIVFSTNYIALLGLQVIKALDLKIPEDIGVIGFDESPYYELMNPAITSIVQPLTEMADCIVESLMEQIESDVNGLVKTKSIRLTATLVERASTAPIV is encoded by the coding sequence ATGACGAAAGGGAAAAGAATATCCATTGTTGATATAGCCAGAGAGTTGGGCGTCGCTAAAAGCACCGTTTCTTCCGTACTTAATGGAAAGACTGGGGAACGTCGAATTAGTGAAGAGACCAGAAAGGCCATTCTTGAATATATTGAAAAATCAGGGTTTAGGCCTAATGCAGTTGCCAGGTCCCTCAGAACAGGGCGAAGTAGGATAATCGGTATGTTGGTTGAAGATATTTCCAATCCTTTCTTTGCCAGTATCGCTCATTTGGTTGAACAAAAAGTAGCACGATTAGGGTACAGAATTCTTTTATCATCTACTGAAAATGACAATCGTAATGCGGCTGACGCATTGACTACTTTTTGGGAGCAACAGGTTGATGGCTATATTATCGTCCCTCCTGCTGAGTTGCCTGAAGAAATTATGCAGAAGATATTTGGACATAGTCCTCTTGTGTTTTTTGACAGATCTGTCACATCAATGGGTGCAAGTAGTGTAATGATTGAAAACTATAGCAGTATGATATTGGCTACAAGACATCTGATTGAAAAAGGATTTAAGCATATTGCACTTATTACTATTGAATCCGCGCAATTTCAGATGATTGACCGTCGCCGTGGGTATGAAGATGCACTATATCACAGGCAATTAGAAAGTTATATCTGTGAAGTAGATCATCAACTTTCAAACGACCTTATTAAAGACCAGATTAAATTGTTCCTTCAAACAAATCCAGAGATTGATTCGATCGTTTTTTCAACAAATTACATCGCGTTACTCGGTTTGCAGGTTATTAAAGCGCTCGATTTGAAAATTCCTGAAGATATCGGCGTTATTGGGTTTGATGAAAGTCCCTATTACGAGTTAATGAACCCAGCAATCACCAGTATTGTGCAGCCGTTGACGGAAATGGCTGATTGTATTGTTGAATCCTTAATGGAGCAAATAGAAAGTGACGTTAATGGATTAGTGAAAACTAAATCCATTCGACTTACAGCAACACTGGTGGAGCGAGCCTCCACTGCCCCTATAGTTTGA
- a CDS encoding glycoside hydrolase family 97 protein has protein sequence MRRDCKNILIYLLFIFLLTFKLGAAATNFTDRTAKAEIHSVTSPDGNTVFELCTLQGSLKYRVRYENAQVTGWSDLGFMLQNKEVGLHTGIKHVSYSSCNQSFYWRLGENDRIVNHYNAAIFTCGDRDVIYSVSVRVYKGSVAFRYELAMNKSIGQVTAEKTSFDFDQDLTIYQYNQESVFTPVDLNSMNKSCDFPATLTNGKNLFISIGEADNRDYTKAELVKKENENSLCIAFTHDSAVSLVPGFVFPWRTISISTTAIGLHAYSDLYLRLTGNSKDTIPSWVRPGKLIRAQLTTEDGIRAVDFASRHHFQYVLFDAGWYGKEFNSTSDPRKYIDKLNIPEVISYGKSKNIGIVLYVNYVGLRNYLDDIIPLYKKWGVAGIKFGFVDGLSQKGIQWLVKAVKKVTDAGLIVDVHDNYKPTGLSRLIPGWLTQEGIRGDENSPDAFHTTVLPFTRFLAGPADFTFCYPNSKNSFSKNLKVSKAQQLALTVVYFSPLQAIFWYGRPEDYTSEQDIEFFKYVPTVWDETHYLAGAIGKYISVARRKGGDWFIGNAAGPADWRGEINLDFLQPGKLYHAEIWKDGSDGKLIKSRRTFKKGDKLEIHIKGAQGSALILRPES, from the coding sequence ATGCGAAGGGATTGTAAGAACATACTAATTTATCTGTTATTTATTTTCCTACTGACATTTAAACTAGGAGCTGCAGCCACTAATTTTACTGATCGGACTGCCAAAGCTGAGATACATTCGGTAACGTCTCCAGATGGGAATACCGTTTTTGAGTTATGTACATTGCAAGGGAGCCTAAAGTATAGAGTGCGTTATGAAAACGCCCAGGTTACGGGATGGTCTGATCTCGGGTTTATGTTACAGAACAAAGAAGTAGGGTTGCATACAGGTATTAAGCATGTCTCTTATAGTTCCTGTAATCAAAGCTTTTACTGGCGGCTGGGAGAAAATGACCGTATTGTAAATCATTATAATGCTGCCATATTCACTTGCGGGGATAGAGATGTTATCTACAGCGTTTCTGTTCGTGTATATAAAGGATCGGTCGCGTTTCGTTATGAATTAGCAATGAACAAGTCAATCGGACAGGTGACTGCGGAAAAGACCAGCTTTGATTTTGACCAAGATTTGACAATCTATCAATATAATCAGGAATCTGTTTTTACGCCGGTTGACTTGAATAGCATGAATAAAAGTTGCGATTTTCCCGCGACATTAACTAATGGCAAGAATTTGTTTATAAGTATCGGTGAGGCTGATAACAGGGATTATACCAAAGCGGAGCTGGTAAAAAAGGAAAATGAGAATTCTTTATGTATTGCTTTTACGCATGATTCCGCTGTTAGCCTGGTTCCCGGTTTTGTGTTTCCATGGAGGACCATCAGTATTTCAACAACTGCTATTGGTTTACATGCATACAGTGACCTTTATCTCAGATTGACCGGCAATAGCAAGGATACGATACCTTCTTGGGTTCGCCCGGGAAAGTTGATAAGAGCACAATTAACGACAGAAGATGGTATCCGGGCAGTGGATTTTGCGTCCAGGCATCATTTTCAGTATGTTTTGTTTGATGCAGGCTGGTATGGCAAGGAATTTAATTCTACATCGGACCCCAGAAAATATATTGACAAACTCAATATTCCCGAGGTAATTAGTTATGGTAAATCTAAAAATATAGGGATTGTACTCTATGTCAATTATGTGGGCCTGCGTAATTATCTGGATGATATCATCCCCTTGTATAAAAAATGGGGTGTTGCCGGTATTAAGTTCGGCTTTGTAGATGGATTAAGTCAGAAGGGGATTCAGTGGCTGGTCAAAGCTGTTAAAAAAGTAACCGATGCGGGATTGATTGTAGACGTACATGATAATTACAAGCCTACCGGGTTGAGTAGGTTGATACCTGGATGGTTAACGCAGGAAGGAATCCGTGGTGATGAAAATAGCCCGGATGCTTTTCATACGACCGTTCTGCCTTTTACCCGGTTTTTAGCAGGCCCGGCAGATTTTACGTTTTGTTATCCCAATAGTAAAAATAGCTTTAGTAAAAACCTGAAAGTAAGCAAGGCACAGCAGCTAGCTCTGACTGTTGTTTATTTTAGCCCATTGCAGGCCATTTTCTGGTATGGCCGCCCGGAGGATTATACGAGTGAGCAGGATATTGAATTTTTTAAATATGTGCCGACGGTATGGGATGAAACCCATTACCTGGCCGGTGCGATCGGTAAATATATTAGTGTAGCCAGAAGGAAGGGAGGTGACTGGTTTATCGGAAATGCAGCAGGACCTGCCGACTGGCGTGGAGAAATTAACCTTGATTTTTTACAGCCAGGAAAGCTCTATCATGCTGAAATCTGGAAGGACGGATCTGATGGTAAATTGATCAAAAGCAGACGAACCTTCAAAAAAGGGGATAAGCTGGAAATTCATATAAAAGGGGCACAGGGGAGTGCGCTGATACTAAGGCCAGAGTCCTGA